In Littorina saxatilis isolate snail1 linkage group LG8, US_GU_Lsax_2.0, whole genome shotgun sequence, a single genomic region encodes these proteins:
- the LOC138973018 gene encoding uncharacterized protein, with protein MADASCQSDADDDIIYLGTERSSVSKTLPSARLLIKQEPGTFAENGATNMSTADIDATARGSRDAQSPSTDTRTDEQTIDMRGECNYSETVAMEGYIQCVATSTTSEEDLSPFVIENVVSLKTEFQAIEEHITTQESMSGDKKESEPRHVDQSLSFSRRSATSQSRTVLVPLPVHEFQDCLSGAEQAKSLRQLSSEGYYRCSGFDCRCIFRTLNPNELEKHLTQYHPSDNTYTCVHCGSAEIGLGNFLHHLEQHLSPQSHSLYCSDVNCNFSASSPESVINHMGTCHPAHINHVCWLCNDKFNSLQEFAYHVKRNLLIIASCPRCSAKDVHEKEILSHVEFSHPDHGRRVDFHKILLCQDRKMNSWHQQNASASNGDSIQPSAFMLEQAVPAEHISLENVSHSLRQVNIPVDTTVGQSDLPTATGTQQTQAEEEIHICMKTDVTVKCEAQETRSQTVYCADMPKVEEETAGVQQGGEASRDNDLPTAIGTQQPPEEEEIQAYRQSGIFVKYETQDTIPQAVYSADWPEVEEETAGVHQGEATSSDWQISHAVNSSHPGGAQSDNHQHEKLATQSFPHLFSSISSVQNGTINSCNQVAIAADVRQNFLESNSIEQDSRTMTEKPQIVLDNAMLQHSPSDAERIYSFLGIDTNQDHRTTAADSNMDIQGSNLGGAASGYFQHHTTLGQHAKATANSLEQDRACTSNQSRDKGCVSIGEFVNSSMESFSPEKMTGSLKNDQASPSRVNHSDESGKEYLEKRDEISTAVDTNAADHMIAEESTTAWAEDRAWLRETFNQQTSNKNRDALDILCSRCDTGSQTLEDHLKHIYASHRDDFRGFACHKCPFVSADPEHIHTCRRLRSPAAATSNPSTSQADMPGSSNSDMPHHGQVTKNQSKSRKRNRSKGASMANSQDRNGVQLPQNDRISAPGPSTSSSNIPRVDKKPSLYCKLCHHNLRCQQRMRAHIYQQHKEKMKCPMCDYVPSNDTSFKVHFSEVHKDVNEALYRQHYSLHWITSEITDRTMLDPSPQIRHQRAKKPKRPKKHYKGATYKNWS; from the coding sequence ATGGCCGACGCCAGCTGTCAGAGCGATGCTGATGATGACATTATTTATTTAGGGACAGAAAGGTCTTCTGTCTCTAAGACGTTGCCGTCAGCACGTCTACTGATAAAACAGGAACCAGGAACTTTCGCCGAAAACGGTGCCACCAACATGTCTACTGCAGACATAGATGCAACTGCACGAGGAAGCAGAGACGCACAATCGCCTTCAACAGATACACGTACAGACGAACAAACAATAGATATGAGGGGCGAGTGTAATTATAGTGAAACAGTTGCGATGGAAGGTTACATCCAATGTGTAGCAACAAGCACGACTTCAGAAGAAGACCTGAGTCCATTCGTCATTGAGAACGTGGTGTCCTTGAAGACTGAATTCCAAGCGATCGAAGAGCACATCACAACCCAGGAGTCCATGAGTGGCGACAAGAAAGAATCGGAGCCGAGACATGTGGACCAGTCTTTAAGTTTCTCTCGGCGATCTGCAACCTCACAGTCCCGCACAGTACTAGTACCACTACCGGTACACGAATTCCAAGACTGTTTATCCGGAGCAGAGCAAGCCAAGTCATTGAGGCAGCTGTCCTCCGAGGGGTACTACCGCTGTAGTGGGTTTGATTGCAGGTGTATTTTTCGCACCCTGAATCCCAATGAATTGGAAAAGCACCTGACACAGTACCATCCATCTGACAACACGTACACCTGTGTCCATTGCGGGAGTGCAGAGATAGGACTAGGCAATTTTCTGCATCACCTTGAGCAACATCTCTCTCCCCAGTCCCACTCTCTTTACTGTTCTGACGTCAACTGCAACTTTTCAGCCTCGTCTCCAGAATCGGTGATCAACCACATGGGGACCTGCCATCCAGCTCACATAAATCACGTTTGCTGGCTTTGCAACGACAAGTTTAACAGCCTGCAGGAGTTTGCTTACCACGTCAAACGTAACCTTCTCATCATCGCATCATGCCCTCGCTGCTCAGCAAAAGACGTACACGAGAAAGAAATTTTGTCTCACGTGGAGTTCTCTCACCCTGACCATGGCCGCAGAGTTGACTTTCACAAAATCCTCCTCTGTCAGGACCGAAAGATGAACAGCTGGCATCAGCAGAATGCCTCAGCTTCCAACGGTGACAGCATTCAGCCTTCAGCCTTCATGCTAGAGCAGGCAGTTCCCGCGGAACACATCAGCTTGGAAAATGTTAGCCATAGCTTGAGACAAGTCAACATCCCCGTCGACACAACGGTAGGCCAAAGTGATTTACCCACTGCAACAGGAACGCAGCAGACACAAGCAGAGGAAGAAATCCATATATGCATGAAGACCGACGTTACTGTGAAATGTGAAGCCCAAGAAACTCGCTCACAAACAGTATACTGCGCAGACATGCCTAAAGTTGAGGAGGAGACTGCAGGCGTTCAGCAAGGGGGAGAAGCCTCCAGAGACAATGATTTACCCACTGCTATAGGAACACAACagccaccagaagaggaagaaattCAGGCATACAGACAGTCAGGCATTTTCGTGAAATACGAAACCCAGGACACTATCCCACAAGCAGTTTACTCTGCAGACTGGCCTGAAGTTGAGGAGGAGACTGCAGGCGTTCACCAAGGGGAAGCAACTTCCAGTGACTGGCAAATCTCTCATGCTGTAAACAGCTCTCATCCCGGAGGTGCACAATCTGACAACCATCAGCATGAAAAGTTGGCCACACAGAGCTTTCCACATTTGTTTAGTTCGATTAGCAGTGTTCAGAACGGAACAATAAACAGCTGTAATCAAGTAGCAATTGCAGCGGATGTTCGCCAGAATTTCTTGGAATCCAACAGCATTGAGCAGGACTCGAGAACAATGACTGAAAAACCTCAGATTGTGCTTGATAATGCAATGTTACAACACAGTCCAAGTGATGCAGAGAGAATTTACTCATTTTTAGGTATCGATACTAATCAGGATCATCGAACGACAGCTGCAGACAGTAACATGGACATTCAGGGTAGCAATCTTGGCGGAGCTGCTTCTGGATATTTTCAACATCACACAACCTTAGGTCAACACGCGAAAGCCACAGCAAACAGCTTGGAACAAGATCGTGCCTGTACAAGTAACCAATCACGCGATAAAGGCTGTGTAAGCATTGGTGAATTCGTGAACTCCAGCATGGAGAGTTTCTCTCCTGAAAAAATGACTGGTAGTTTGAAAAATGACCAGGCTAGCCCAAGTAGAGTGAATCACTCTGACGAATCTGGAAAGGAGTATTTAGAAAAGAGGGACGAGATTTCTACTGCCGTTGATACGAATGCAGCTGATCACATGATTGCTGAAGAGAGTACCACAGCCTGGGCAGAAGACCGTGCCTGGTTAAGAGAGACATTCAATCAGCAGACGTCAAACAAAAACCGAGACGCGCTAGACATTTTATGCAGTCGCTGTGACACTGGCTCCCAGACCCTGGAAGACCACCTAAAGCATATATACGCCTCTCACCGTGACGATTTCAGGGGTTTTGCCTGCCACAAGTGTCCTTTTGTGTCCGCTGATCCAGAACATATTCACACGTGTCGGCGTCTGCGTTCACCGGCTGCAGCGACCAGCAACCCCTCCACAAGTCAAGCAGATATGCCAGGAAGTTCAAACTCTGACATGCCACACCATGGCCAGGTCACCAAAAACCAATCCAAATCCAGGAAGAGAAACAGATCTAAAGGAGCTTCGATGGCTAACTCTCAAGATAGAAACGGCGTACAATTACCCCAAAACGATCGAATCTCGGCGCCTGGCCCGTCTACCTCTTCGTCAAACATTCCACGCGTGGACAAGAAACCATCGCTCTATTGTAAACTGTGCCATCATAATCTGCGTTGCCAACAGAGGATGCGAGCACATATTTACCAGCAACACAAGGAAAAGATGAAATGCCCCATGTGTGATTACGTACCATCCAACGATACCAGCTTTAAAGTCCACTTCTCTGAAGTTCACAAGGACGTGAATGAAGCACTCTACAGGCAGCATTACTCTCTCCATTGGATAACCAGTGAGATTACAGACAGAACAATGCTTGATCCAAGCCCTCAGATTCGACATCAAAGGGCTAAAAAACCAAAAAGGCCAAAGAAACACTACAAAGGTGCAACATACAAAAATTGGTCATGA
- the LOC138973019 gene encoding uncharacterized protein, whose protein sequence is MADASCQSDDDDDIIYIGTEMSSVSKTLPSARPQIKQEPGTFAENVDINMSTKHVPLPVHEFQDCVSGVGQAKSLRQLSSEGYYRCSGFDCRCMFRTLIPNALEKHLTQDHPSDNTYTCVHCGSAEMGQGNFLHHLEQHLSPQSHSLYCSDVNCNFSASSPESVISHMGTCHPAHINHVCWLCNDKFNSLHEFANHVKRNLLIIASCPRCSAKDVHEKKILSHVEFSHPDHSRRVDFHKILLCQDRKMSRWHLQNVTPANGNNIQPSAYIEHISSGSVSQSGIQRQVSILAARTVGESSSTSAHPEDEIQPHRQANDASQQQAVSDMQQPVLGDKPGPSAEDHSRQSARATTRKRVTFACDVGGDGQPSSDENNADSDDCIHWVRSVGSLTANSLDRNCQQLPVNGTSAPGPSTTSTDTTVIFKDPLLYYCKLCDHSGYSLGRMRTHIYKRHKEKMKCPKCDDYVPVNDSSFKSHLSEYHEEVNEALYWQNYSRRWIANEAPDRTMLDQSQPKQHQNNDSMPVTTRPKKRKKPFKGATYTKWK, encoded by the coding sequence ATGGCCGACGCCAGCTGTCAGagcgatgacgatgatgacatTATTTATATAGGGACAGAAATGTCTTCTGTCTCTAAGACGTTGCCGTCAGCACGACCACAGATAAAACAGGAACCAGGAACTTTCGCCGAAAACGTTGACATCAACATGTCTACTAAACATGTACCACTACCAGTACACGAATTCCAAGACTGTGTATCCGGAGTCGGGCAAGCCAAGTCATTGAGGCAGCTGTCCTCCGAGGGGTACTATCGCTGTAGCGGGTTTGATTGCAGGTGTATGTTTCGTACCCTGATTCCCAATGCATTGGAAAAGCATCTGACACAGGACCATCCATCTGACAACACGTACACCTGTGTCCATTGCGGGAGTGCAGAGATGGGACAGGGCAATTTTCTGCATCACCTCGAGCAGCATCTCTCTCCCCAGTCACACTCTCTTTACTGTTCTGACGTCAACTGCAACTTTTCAGCCTCGTCTCCAGAATCGGTGATCAGCCACATGGGGACCTGTCATCCAGCTCACATAAATCACGTTTGCTGGCTTTGCAACGACAAGTTTAACAGCCTGCATGAGTTTGCTAACCACGTCAAACGTAACCTTCTCATCATCGCATCATGCCCTCGCTGCTCAGCGAAAGACGTACACGAGAAAAAAATTCTGTCTCACGTGGAGTTCTCTCACCCTGACCATAGCCGCAGAGTTGACTTTCACAAAATCCTTCTCTGTCAAGACCGCAAGATGAGCCGATGGCACCTTCAGAATGTCACACCAGCTAATGGAAATAACATTCAACCTTCAGCCTACATTGAACACATCAGCTCGGGCAGTGTAAGCCAGAGTGGTATCCAGAGACAAGTGAGCATCCTTGCCGCCAGAACAGTAGGCGAAAGTTCTTCAACCAGTGCACATCCAGAGGACGAAATTCAGCCACACAGACAGGCCAATGACGCCAGTCAGCAGCAAGCAGTTTCTGACATGCAACAGCCTGTGTTGGGTGACAAGCCTGGCCCAAGTGCAGAGGATCACTCCCGCCAATCTGCTAGGGCCACCACACGCAAGAGAGTCACTTTTGCTTGTGATGTGGGCGGAGATGGTCAGCCGAGTAGTGATGAGAATAACGCTGACTCGGATGACTGCATTCATTGGGTGAGATCTGTGGGTTCTTTGACTGCTAACTCTTTAGACCGAAACTGCCAACAACTACCCGTTAACGGAACCTCAGCGCCTGGCCCTTCTACTACTTCTACAGACACTACAGTCATATTCAAGGACCCTTTGTTATATTATTGCAAACTGTGTGATCATTCTGGATATAGCTTGGGTCGGATGCGTACACATATTTACAAACGACACAAGGAGAAGATGAAATGCCCCAAGTGTGATGATTACGTACCAGTCAACGATTCCAGCTTTAAATCCCATTTGTCTGAATATCACGAGGAAGTGAATGAAGCACTCTACTGGCAGAATTACTCGCGCAGGTGGATAGCCAATGAGGCTCCAGACAGAACGATGCTTGATCAAAGCCAACCGaaacaacatcaaaataatgacaGCATGCCTGTTACGACTCGACCAAAAAAGCGCAAGAAACCCTTCAAAGGTGCAACGTATACAAAATGGAAATAA